A stretch of the Amycolatopsis sp. BJA-103 genome encodes the following:
- a CDS encoding Xaa-Pro dipeptidyl-peptidase: protein MRVARLAALFTAVLVLPATALPAQADAPPTPVFKDGQAQPVFNPADVIRENVWVTAPVDSDGDGKDDLVHAEVVRPRATQQGMKVPVVYQASPYYAGGNDVANHNVDVELYVPGAKRAPAGPRIATSTVGPNAAPISWRYQDYFTARGFAVVYGESLGSGQSTGCPSTGDVNETIGAKSIVDWLNGRATARDASGKAAVADWSTGKTGMTGVSYNGTLPNAVASTGVEGLETIVPIAAISSWYDYYRNDGAVVAAGGYQGEDADVLADYVYTRQDRAVCRPLIDGIAVDQDRVSGDYSPFWDVRNYRNDVRKVRASVLVVHGLNDWNVKTDQGTRWYEALKQHGVEHKIWLHQSGHADPYSLRRDVWLATLNKWMSHYLYDLDNGIEREPKATIQREDNSWVDEAEWPLPGTQDVKLYPWPGGSSKGKLDTGNAVPGKPAVEKLADDASKTVEQLANAASSGNRLLYSTTAAKQPVRLSGTAKAGLSVSFDKPAANVTAVLVDRAPNGTAKVISRGWTDPQNRRDPARTDPITPGEKYQIEVELVAKDYLLATGHKIEFLLASSDHDYTLRPKAGAGISLELNRTTVVLPVAGGKPALRAAFG, encoded by the coding sequence GTGAGAGTCGCCAGGCTCGCCGCCCTGTTCACCGCCGTCTTGGTTCTACCGGCGACGGCTTTGCCCGCCCAAGCCGACGCGCCACCAACGCCGGTCTTCAAGGACGGTCAGGCGCAACCGGTGTTCAACCCGGCGGACGTCATCCGGGAGAACGTCTGGGTCACCGCGCCGGTCGACAGCGACGGCGACGGCAAGGACGACCTCGTGCACGCCGAGGTGGTGCGGCCCCGCGCGACCCAGCAGGGGATGAAGGTCCCGGTCGTCTACCAGGCCAGCCCGTACTACGCGGGCGGCAACGACGTCGCGAACCACAACGTCGACGTCGAGCTGTACGTGCCCGGCGCCAAGCGCGCCCCCGCGGGCCCGCGGATCGCGACCAGCACCGTCGGCCCGAACGCGGCGCCGATCAGCTGGCGCTACCAGGACTACTTCACCGCCCGCGGCTTCGCCGTGGTGTACGGGGAGTCGCTCGGCAGCGGGCAGTCCACCGGCTGCCCGAGCACCGGCGACGTCAACGAGACCATCGGCGCGAAGTCCATTGTGGACTGGCTGAACGGCAGGGCGACGGCGCGTGACGCGTCGGGCAAGGCCGCCGTCGCGGACTGGAGCACCGGCAAGACCGGCATGACGGGCGTTTCCTACAACGGGACGCTGCCCAATGCGGTGGCCAGCACCGGCGTCGAGGGGCTGGAGACGATCGTCCCGATCGCGGCGATCTCCAGCTGGTACGACTACTACCGCAACGACGGCGCCGTCGTCGCGGCCGGCGGTTACCAGGGCGAGGACGCGGACGTGCTCGCCGACTACGTCTACACGCGCCAGGATCGCGCCGTCTGCCGTCCGCTGATCGACGGCATCGCGGTCGACCAGGACCGGGTGAGCGGCGACTACAGCCCCTTCTGGGACGTGCGGAACTACCGCAACGACGTGCGCAAGGTGCGGGCCTCGGTGCTCGTGGTGCACGGCCTCAACGACTGGAACGTCAAGACCGACCAGGGCACCCGCTGGTACGAGGCGCTCAAGCAGCACGGCGTCGAGCACAAGATCTGGCTGCACCAGTCCGGCCACGCCGACCCGTACAGCCTCCGCCGCGACGTCTGGCTCGCCACGCTCAACAAGTGGATGTCGCACTACCTCTACGACCTGGACAACGGCATCGAGCGCGAGCCGAAGGCCACCATCCAGCGCGAGGACAATTCGTGGGTGGACGAGGCCGAGTGGCCGCTGCCCGGCACCCAGGACGTGAAGCTCTACCCGTGGCCCGGTGGCTCCTCGAAGGGCAAGCTCGACACGGGCAACGCCGTTCCGGGCAAGCCCGCCGTCGAGAAGCTGGCCGACGACGCGAGCAAGACCGTCGAACAGCTCGCCAACGCGGCCTCGTCGGGTAACCGGCTGCTGTACTCGACCACCGCGGCGAAGCAGCCCGTACGCCTTTCCGGTACCGCGAAGGCCGGACTGTCGGTGTCCTTCGACAAGCCCGCCGCGAACGTGACGGCGGTGCTCGTCGACCGCGCCCCGAACGGCACGGCCAAGGTGATCAGCCGCGGCTGGACCGATCCGCAGAACCGTCGCGACCCCGCCCGCACCGACCCGATCACCCCCGGTGAGAAGTACCAGATCGAGGTCGAGCTGGTGGCGAAGGACTACCTGCTCGCGACCGGGCACAAGATCGAGTTCCTGCTGGCCTCCAGCGATCACGACTACACGCTCCGGCCGAAGGCGGGAGCGGGGATCTCGCTCGAGCTGAACCGCACCACCGTGGTGCTGCCGGTGGCGGGCGGGAAGCCCGCGCTGCGCGCCGCCTTCGGCTGA
- a CDS encoding M23 family metallopeptidase — protein MSRLRRFAALAAAAVLPALGLTLAGTAQASAAPNFQVPFKCGVTVTAATFSGHSPANSVDFQKSGITGMPVLASAGGKITRVANEGSTSYGRWVEIDHGGGWTTRYAHLSTQSVSVGQSVSLGKQIGTAGATGGVTGPHLHFEERLNGTAQKAKLNGVAVPYYGHTNFTSKNSCGGNPYEATEVCGSGFSVVDSQALAGGSGTAYLLYNASTKANCATTLKAVSLGTASPVSAFLEVQGSARTTDSGSFTYYAGPVKKTAASTCVKWGGSVGTNAYESPFEHCG, from the coding sequence ATGTCCAGGTTGCGCCGCTTCGCAGCGCTCGCCGCGGCCGCCGTTCTCCCCGCGCTCGGCCTGACGCTGGCCGGTACGGCGCAGGCGTCGGCCGCCCCGAACTTCCAGGTCCCGTTCAAATGCGGGGTGACGGTCACGGCCGCGACGTTCAGCGGGCACAGCCCGGCGAACTCGGTCGACTTCCAGAAGTCGGGGATCACCGGGATGCCGGTGCTGGCCTCGGCGGGCGGCAAGATCACCCGGGTCGCCAACGAAGGCAGCACGAGCTACGGGCGCTGGGTCGAGATCGACCACGGTGGCGGCTGGACCACCCGCTACGCCCACCTGTCGACCCAGTCGGTCTCGGTCGGCCAGTCGGTCAGCCTCGGCAAGCAGATCGGCACGGCCGGGGCGACCGGCGGCGTGACCGGTCCTCACCTGCACTTCGAAGAGCGGCTCAACGGAACGGCGCAGAAGGCGAAGCTGAACGGGGTCGCGGTGCCGTACTATGGCCACACGAACTTCACCAGCAAGAACTCGTGCGGCGGCAACCCGTACGAGGCCACCGAGGTGTGCGGCAGCGGCTTCTCCGTGGTCGACTCGCAGGCGCTCGCCGGCGGTTCCGGCACGGCGTACCTGCTCTACAACGCTTCGACCAAGGCCAACTGCGCGACCACGCTGAAGGCGGTTTCGCTCGGCACCGCGTCGCCGGTGTCGGCGTTCCTCGAAGTCCAGGGTTCGGCGCGCACCACCGATTCCGGCAGCTTCACCTACTACGCCGGACCGGTGAAGAAGACGGCCGCTTCGACCTGCGTCAAGTGGGGCGGCTCGGTCGGGACGAACGCCTACGAGAGCCCGTTCGAACACTGCGGCTGA
- a CDS encoding DUF4192 domain-containing protein yields the protein MTTSTPTGRTKVDLKDPADLLAAIPYILGFHPENSVVVFGQRGPDRKQQGLTLRVDLPPPGLEKDQALDLAARLAATAHTGATVAVVGGGAPNPAGRPPRRRFVRRLESSLAEYDIPLLHSLWVPSFTAGVRWACYREKTCGGILPDPRESVIAAVAIGDGRVIRESREELERLFEAGPAETLARRADLLNRLADPPWGGDAVVEGGLAEVNAALARYQRGDLTLTDDQAVRLAWALSLVEVRGACLLTAAPADSPLARVAEDLWLRLARELPEPESAEALCLKAHAAYARGDLASAGIALARACEVDPDHNLARLLTAALDTMLAPSEVAGIVLRQREEAPPALSLEPLGGTE from the coding sequence ATGACCACATCCACCCCGACCGGCAGGACCAAGGTCGATCTGAAGGATCCGGCGGACCTGCTCGCCGCGATCCCGTACATCCTCGGGTTCCACCCCGAGAACTCCGTCGTCGTCTTCGGGCAGCGAGGACCGGACCGCAAGCAGCAGGGCCTCACCCTGCGCGTGGACCTCCCGCCACCCGGCCTGGAGAAAGACCAGGCGCTCGACCTCGCGGCGCGGCTCGCCGCGACCGCGCACACCGGCGCCACGGTGGCCGTCGTCGGCGGAGGCGCCCCGAACCCGGCCGGGCGGCCGCCTCGCCGCCGCTTCGTCCGGCGCCTGGAATCCTCGCTCGCCGAGTACGACATCCCTTTGCTGCACTCGCTCTGGGTGCCGTCCTTCACCGCGGGCGTCAGATGGGCGTGCTACCGCGAGAAGACCTGTGGCGGCATCCTCCCCGACCCCCGCGAGTCGGTGATCGCCGCGGTCGCCATCGGCGACGGCCGCGTCATCCGCGAGAGCAGGGAGGAGCTGGAGCGCCTCTTCGAAGCCGGTCCGGCGGAGACGCTCGCGCGGCGTGCCGATCTCCTGAACCGGCTGGCCGACCCGCCGTGGGGCGGCGACGCCGTCGTCGAAGGGGGGCTCGCCGAGGTCAACGCGGCCCTCGCCCGGTACCAGCGGGGTGACCTGACGCTCACCGACGATCAGGCCGTCCGGCTGGCCTGGGCGCTTTCCCTGGTCGAGGTCCGGGGCGCCTGCCTGCTCACCGCGGCTCCCGCCGACTCGCCTTTGGCACGGGTCGCGGAAGATCTCTGGCTCCGTCTCGCCAGGGAGCTACCGGAGCCGGAATCCGCCGAAGCGCTGTGCCTGAAAGCGCACGCCGCCTACGCCCGCGGCGATCTCGCCTCCGCCGGGATAGCACTGGCGAGGGCCTGCGAAGTCGATCCGGACCACAACCTGGCCAGGCTGCTGACCGCCGCGTTGGACACGATGCTGGCGCCGTCCGAAGTGGCCGGAATCGTCCTTCGACAGCGAGAGGAAGCGCCGCCCGCGCTCAGCCTCGAGCCGCTTGGCGGGACTGAGTGA
- the galE gene encoding UDP-glucose 4-epimerase GalE codes for MVTGGAGYVGSVCAARLIEAGHDVTVVDDLSTGHADAVHPDATFVEGDAAEVARRLLGDGFDGVLHFAAKSLVGESMTDPAKYWEGNVLTSLRLLEAMRDHGTKRLVFSSTAATYGEPESSPIPETAPTQPTNTYGATKLAIDHAITSFSRAHGIAAVSLRYFNVAGAYGTFGERHTTETHLIPLVLQVATGDRERIQIFGDDYPTADGTAIRDYIHVVDLADAHQLALRHAVDGEHRVYNLGSGTGFSVLEVIEACRRTTGHEIPAAVAPRRAGDPSVLVASSERANGELGWKPERTDLDGIVADAWAFTQSRQAARG; via the coding sequence ATGGTGACGGGCGGAGCCGGTTATGTGGGCAGCGTTTGCGCGGCCCGCCTCATCGAGGCCGGGCACGACGTCACCGTGGTCGACGACCTCTCCACCGGGCACGCCGACGCGGTGCACCCGGACGCCACCTTCGTCGAGGGCGACGCCGCCGAGGTCGCGCGGCGCCTTCTCGGCGACGGCTTCGACGGTGTCCTCCACTTCGCCGCCAAGTCGCTGGTCGGCGAGTCGATGACGGATCCGGCGAAGTACTGGGAGGGCAACGTCCTGACCTCGCTTCGCCTGCTCGAGGCGATGCGCGACCACGGCACGAAGCGGCTGGTGTTCTCCTCCACCGCGGCCACCTACGGCGAGCCCGAGTCCTCTCCCATCCCGGAGACGGCGCCGACGCAGCCGACGAACACCTACGGCGCGACGAAGCTGGCCATCGACCACGCGATCACGTCGTTCTCGCGTGCCCACGGCATCGCCGCCGTCAGCCTGCGCTACTTCAACGTCGCGGGCGCCTACGGCACCTTCGGCGAGCGGCACACCACCGAAACCCACCTGATCCCCCTCGTCCTCCAGGTCGCCACCGGGGACCGCGAGCGGATCCAGATCTTCGGTGACGACTACCCGACCGCGGACGGCACCGCCATCCGCGACTACATCCACGTCGTCGACCTCGCCGACGCGCACCAGCTGGCCCTGCGCCACGCGGTGGACGGCGAGCACCGCGTCTACAACCTCGGCAGCGGCACCGGTTTCTCCGTGCTCGAGGTGATCGAGGCGTGCCGCCGCACCACCGGTCACGAGATCCCCGCCGCGGTCGCGCCGCGCCGGGCGGGCGACCCGTCGGTGCTGGTGGCCTCCAGCGAGCGGGCGAACGGCGAACTCGGCTGGAAGCCCGAGCGCACCGACCTCGACGGCATCGTGGCCGACGCGTGGGCGTTCACTCAGTCCCGCCAAGCGGCTCGAGGCTGA
- the galK gene encoding galactokinase, which produces MSAASDAAGTFRTLHGRAPAGVWSAPGRVNLIGEHTDYNDGFVLPFALPHRLAAAASPREDGVLTVATLGSDGRVQESGPLTIADLRPGSVDGWAAYPAGVAWVLRDQGLGAGADVAIAGDVPSGAGLSSSHALECAVALALLGLAGRTPGSGAGSPALHEVARWVQRSENDFVGAPTGLLDQTASLCCTESNVLFLDVRSGEMEQVPFPLEESGVRILIMDSRTKHSHAEGGYGERRRGCERAAELLEVKALRDIGVDGLDAALAKLPEDLVPLVRHVVTENQRVLDTVDLLRAGRITEIGPLLDASHVSMRDDYRISTRELDLAVDSAREAGALGARMTGGGFGGSAIALVRESDVDTVGRAVKAAYEAADLRHPRLFTAVPSRGAGRDTL; this is translated from the coding sequence GTGAGCGCCGCGTCCGACGCTGCGGGGACCTTCCGGACCCTGCACGGCCGGGCTCCGGCGGGCGTCTGGTCCGCACCCGGCCGGGTGAACCTGATCGGTGAGCACACCGACTACAACGACGGTTTCGTGCTGCCGTTCGCCCTCCCGCACCGGCTCGCCGCGGCGGCGTCCCCGCGCGAGGACGGCGTGCTGACGGTGGCCACCCTCGGCTCGGACGGCCGGGTCCAGGAATCCGGCCCGCTCACCATCGCCGACCTGCGGCCCGGCTCGGTCGACGGGTGGGCCGCGTACCCGGCGGGGGTCGCCTGGGTGCTGCGTGACCAGGGGCTCGGCGCCGGCGCGGACGTGGCGATCGCGGGGGACGTGCCCTCGGGGGCGGGCCTGTCCTCTTCCCACGCTCTCGAATGCGCCGTCGCGCTCGCCCTCCTGGGGCTGGCGGGCCGCACTCCGGGGAGCGGCGCGGGTTCGCCCGCCCTGCACGAGGTGGCGCGCTGGGTGCAGCGTTCGGAGAACGACTTCGTCGGCGCGCCGACCGGTCTGCTCGACCAGACGGCTTCCTTGTGCTGCACGGAATCGAACGTGCTGTTCCTCGACGTCCGGTCCGGCGAGATGGAGCAGGTGCCGTTCCCGCTGGAGGAATCCGGCGTCCGGATCCTGATCATGGACAGCCGCACGAAACACTCGCACGCCGAGGGCGGCTACGGCGAACGCCGCCGGGGCTGCGAACGCGCCGCGGAACTGCTCGAAGTGAAGGCGCTGAGGGACATCGGCGTCGACGGGCTGGACGCCGCGCTCGCCAAGCTGCCGGAAGACCTGGTGCCGCTGGTGCGCCACGTCGTGACGGAGAACCAGCGGGTCCTCGACACCGTGGATCTGCTGCGTGCCGGCCGGATCACCGAGATCGGCCCGCTGCTGGACGCCTCGCATGTCAGCATGCGCGACGACTACCGGATCTCCACCCGTGAACTCGACCTCGCCGTCGATTCGGCCCGCGAAGCCGGGGCGCTCGGCGCGCGGATGACCGGCGGCGGCTTCGGCGGTTCGGCCATCGCACTGGTCCGCGAGTCCGATGTGGACACCGTGGGGCGGGCGGTGAAGGCCGCGTACGAGGCGGCGGATCTGCGCCACCCCAGGCTGTTCACCGCGGTGCCTTCGCGTGGCGCGGGCCGCGACACGCTTTAG
- a CDS encoding metal-dependent transcriptional regulator — MSNADEGDSVNDLIDTTEMYLRTIYELEEEGVVPLRARIAERLQQSGPTVSQTVARMERDGLVVVADDRHLQLTEHGRELAIAVMRKHRLAERLLVDVIGLEWEHVHNEACRWEHVMSEAVERKLVKLLDHPTTSPYGNPIPGLDKLGDGDPAPPAEADLVRLDEFARMGGGEVEIRRIAEHVQLDETLMTELKSVGIVPGSRVKVGKTAPGGTIEVTGGNNTAQVPVSALHAVLAQAR; from the coding sequence ATGAGCAACGCGGACGAAGGGGACAGCGTGAACGATCTCATCGACACCACAGAGATGTACTTGCGTACGATTTACGAACTCGAAGAAGAGGGTGTCGTCCCGCTGCGGGCCCGGATCGCGGAGCGGCTGCAGCAGAGCGGCCCGACCGTGAGCCAGACCGTCGCCAGGATGGAACGCGACGGGCTGGTCGTGGTCGCGGACGACAGGCACCTGCAACTGACGGAACACGGCCGCGAGCTGGCCATCGCGGTCATGCGCAAGCACCGGCTCGCCGAGCGCCTCCTGGTCGATGTGATCGGGCTGGAGTGGGAACACGTCCACAACGAGGCCTGCCGCTGGGAACACGTGATGAGCGAGGCCGTCGAGCGCAAGCTGGTCAAGCTGCTCGACCACCCCACCACGTCGCCCTACGGCAACCCGATCCCGGGACTGGACAAGCTCGGCGACGGCGATCCCGCCCCGCCGGCCGAAGCCGACCTGGTGCGGCTCGACGAGTTCGCCCGCATGGGTGGCGGCGAGGTCGAGATCCGCCGGATCGCCGAACACGTGCAGCTCGACGAGACGCTGATGACGGAGCTCAAGTCGGTCGGCATCGTGCCCGGCAGCCGGGTCAAGGTCGGCAAGACGGCGCCCGGCGGGACCATCGAGGTCACCGGCGGGAACAACACCGCCCAGGTGCCGGTCTCGGCGCTGCACGCCGTGCTGGCGCAGGCCAGGTGA
- a CDS encoding sulfurtransferase: MRPMITTSELAAQLSGPESARSVVLDVRWRLAGPPGADSYREAHLPGAVYVDLDTALAGEPGDGGRHPLPEPETLQRHLRAAGIRAGHPVVVYDDSDGSVAARAWWLLRWAGHTEVAVLDGGFAAWAEEERPLTGEIPSPEEGDIVVKPGGMPVLDAAGAATLAREGLLFDARAKPRYAGETEPIDPRAGHIPGAVNAPFSGHLAEDGRWRDASELAERFEGLGVDPETPVGVYCGSGVTASSVVLALEVAGHPEPAALYAGSWSHWSRDPERPVATGDLPG, from the coding sequence ATGCGCCCCATGATCACCACCAGCGAACTCGCCGCGCAGCTCTCCGGGCCGGAATCGGCACGCTCCGTAGTCCTCGATGTCCGCTGGCGGCTCGCGGGCCCGCCGGGCGCCGATTCCTATCGTGAGGCACATCTCCCGGGCGCGGTGTACGTCGACCTCGACACGGCGCTCGCGGGGGAGCCGGGCGACGGCGGCCGTCACCCGCTGCCCGAGCCGGAGACGCTGCAGCGGCATCTGCGGGCGGCCGGGATCCGCGCCGGTCACCCGGTCGTGGTGTACGACGACTCCGACGGTTCGGTCGCGGCGCGGGCGTGGTGGCTGCTGCGCTGGGCCGGGCACACCGAGGTCGCCGTGCTGGACGGCGGATTCGCCGCCTGGGCCGAGGAAGAGCGCCCGCTCACCGGCGAGATCCCCTCGCCCGAGGAGGGCGACATCGTGGTGAAGCCCGGCGGCATGCCGGTGCTGGACGCGGCCGGGGCCGCCACGCTGGCCAGGGAAGGGCTGCTCTTCGACGCCCGCGCCAAGCCGAGGTACGCGGGGGAGACCGAGCCGATCGACCCGCGCGCCGGGCACATCCCCGGCGCGGTCAACGCGCCCTTCTCCGGGCATCTCGCGGAGGACGGCCGCTGGCGTGACGCCTCGGAACTGGCCGAGCGGTTCGAAGGACTCGGCGTGGATCCGGAAACCCCGGTCGGTGTCTACTGTGGATCGGGCGTCACCGCCTCGTCCGTCGTCCTCGCGCTCGAGGTCGCCGGTCACCCGGAGCCCGCGGCGTTGTACGCGGGTTCGTGGTCGCACTGGTCCCGCGATCCGGAGCGCCCGGTGGCCACCGGGGACCTGCCCGGCTGA
- a CDS encoding acetoin utilization protein AcuC, which produces MRAPAVVWDSSLLGYDLGGEHPFNPVRLELTIRLATELGVLDGVELLVPGPAGEDELRRVHIGEYIEAVRQAPMTGADFAHGLGTEDNPVFTGMHEASALVVGSTLLAARKIAEGEATRAVNIAGGLHHAMPDRASGFCVYNDCSVAISWLLDHGFDRVAYVDTDVHHGDGVQAAFYDDPRVLTVSLHQHPFTLWPGTGYSAEIGKGGAEGTAVNLPLPPGTRDGGWLRAFDAVVPSLLEQFRPQILVTQCGVDSHEEDPLADLSLSVDGHRAIYRRLRELSEAHAGGRWLAVGGGGYQLIRVVPRSWTHLLATVLDRDVDPATALPPNWVASISRAAPNAEIPPSMSDDRETAFVPWGDGADEPVDIAIRDTRRAIFPLHGLDPDDPRD; this is translated from the coding sequence ATGCGAGCACCGGCCGTCGTATGGGACTCCTCGCTGCTGGGTTACGACCTCGGCGGCGAGCATCCGTTCAATCCGGTGCGGCTCGAACTGACGATCCGGCTCGCCACCGAACTCGGCGTGCTCGACGGGGTCGAGCTGCTCGTCCCCGGGCCCGCGGGTGAGGACGAGCTGCGCCGCGTCCACATCGGCGAGTACATCGAGGCCGTCCGGCAGGCACCGATGACCGGTGCCGATTTCGCGCACGGGCTCGGCACCGAGGACAACCCGGTGTTCACCGGGATGCACGAGGCTTCGGCCCTCGTGGTCGGCTCGACGTTGCTGGCCGCGCGCAAGATCGCCGAGGGCGAGGCGACCAGGGCGGTGAACATCGCCGGCGGGCTGCACCACGCGATGCCGGACAGGGCGTCGGGCTTCTGCGTCTACAACGACTGCTCGGTGGCGATCTCGTGGCTGCTGGACCACGGTTTCGACCGCGTCGCGTACGTCGACACCGACGTCCACCACGGCGACGGCGTGCAGGCGGCGTTCTACGACGATCCCCGGGTGCTGACCGTTTCCCTGCACCAGCACCCGTTCACGTTGTGGCCGGGCACCGGCTACTCGGCGGAGATCGGCAAGGGCGGCGCCGAGGGCACCGCGGTCAACCTCCCGCTGCCGCCCGGCACCCGCGACGGCGGCTGGCTGCGGGCGTTCGACGCGGTGGTGCCGTCACTGCTGGAGCAGTTCCGGCCGCAGATCCTCGTCACCCAATGCGGCGTCGATTCACACGAAGAAGACCCGCTGGCGGATCTCTCGCTCTCGGTGGACGGCCATCGCGCCATCTACCGGCGGCTGCGGGAACTGTCCGAAGCGCACGCGGGCGGCCGCTGGCTCGCCGTGGGCGGCGGTGGCTACCAGCTGATCCGGGTGGTGCCGCGGTCCTGGACCCATCTGCTCGCCACCGTGCTCGATCGCGACGTCGACCCGGCGACGGCGCTGCCGCCGAACTGGGTCGCGTCGATCTCCAGGGCGGCGCCGAACGCCGAGATCCCGCCCAGCATGTCCGACGACCGCGAAACCGCCTTCGTCCCGTGGGGAGACGGGGCGGACGAGCCGGTCGACATCGCCATCCGCGACACCCGCCGCGCGATCTTCCCGCTGCACGGTCTCGATCCGGACGATCCGAGGGACTGA